In Coffea arabica cultivar ET-39 chromosome 9e, Coffea Arabica ET-39 HiFi, whole genome shotgun sequence, the genomic window TATCATAAATTGACTTCACCACTAAGTCATTTGTGCCTAGACAATTTACTGTTGAGGCAAAAACAAACCACCTACAGGGGTGCTTACATTTTGCTCTAActctttttctctcatttttgcaAGGCTTCACAGGTTTACCATTAACAATTGCATAGTTTTTAAGAGCTTCTTTGAACTCCCTGCTATCAGCAAATCTTTGCCCTTTAAAGAATTTTGGATTCTTCATGTCCCTCTCTGGGATAAAGTCAATGAATTTGGGGATATGTCCTCCCCTTTCCTCAGATGACTCTTCCCCACTATCTAGTTGATCATATATTTTGTCCCCATCAAATGCAGCTCCAACATCTATAGATTTTGAACCAAAAGTTGCAGGCTGTcttgctttattttttttgcctttcttttgtgattgttggGTAGGAATGTTAGAAGTTCCAGTCACATCTTCATGCTCCTGCTGCTGCCTTCCCACAGATTGCTGGTCATTTTCTGTTTCATCTATACTGCCTGCATCCTCAAACATCAAGTCATCTCTGCAGAAATTATCATCAGCACTGAACTGCTCATTATCTGAGCTGCTGGTCGTGTCATCAGCAGCATCATTGTCTCTACCCTTACTAGTACCTACCCCTCCCACTGTTTTAGTTGTTGTCTTTTGTTTGCCACTTTCAATTTCAGCCTGTGAGGTTGGAATCTTTTCATTAAGAATATCTTTCTGCACCTGTTTTTCTGTTAAATTTTCACCTACACTTGCACcactttttttttgattttgagtTTCAGCATTCAAAGGCTTTTTGGTTAATACCATATCAGTACAAGGCTCCTCTATAACTCTGCCCTCATCATCTATTTCTTCTATCAAAACACCAGATTTTGGTGGTGCTGCATATGTCTCTACAGGCTCattgaattgcattttcaaTACCTCTTCAATGGTCTTATGGTCATAGTAAACTTCCATCACCTTATATTCCCGTACCCAACTACAGAACTGGTTAACATGTTGATCAGTTTGCAATTGCCTCAGTCCATCAGGTAGAACACTTGTCGGCTCAAGGTAATAGTACAACACAGCTTCCTCTTCCCCATACCCCAGTTTTTTTAACATTTCATTAATCTCAAGCACTGACATTCTATCACCATCACACAAATCTATATGATCAACTTCACCACCAGTATAAAATCTGTAATCCGAACCATTAAACTTGCCCCCATAGTGCAATCTAATAGTAAAATATTCACTCCCATGTTCTGCACAATCATGTATCAAATTAAAGTCAAAATTCACTATATTCATAGAGTAGTAAAAAATAAACAGCAAAATTGCTAAATAAACAATTGCCCATGCAACATCaactattttttgtcaaactctATACCATAAATTTCATTAATTTACTATTTTTAGTAAACTAATAATGGACCACAGATATAGTAGGACCCCATGCAACCTACCAACAGGACAAAACTCTCAGACCCTGTTTCCACCCAATTAATTTAATTAAACTCCACTATATCTAAGCCCCTATCAACCAACATCTAATTCTTTAACAGCCCTTAAATTGTTCAATAATAACACAACAATTACACACACAAACCCCGACGATATAAGCTTACAAATCAAGAGGCACATTACCGTATACGAGATATGGGTCAAAATATGCATCCTTCCTTCTGATCATCCATTTCATTTCTCTGTCCATCTGTAGCTTTCAATGCAGAATTTCTCCCATGCAACCTTCAATAGCtgtaattgaaagattatctaGCCATTCAATAGCTGTAATTGTTATGGCCAAAACTCGATTTTTGAAAAGGATTTCCGTTGCTTCGATTTTGCCTTGCTTAAGAATTGAAGAGTTGCAACTTTCAATCTCTTTTTACGCTACTTAGTTGCTGGTCCCGAGGGTGCAAACATGaacggacaaaaatgccctttactTCCGGTCAGATTTGTGGTTAAAGTCATCAGAAGTCCTCAAAGTAtgcatttttaattgtttaaggATCAATCGGAAACAAATTTTAGATGGGGGGCCAAAAGATGACAACGACAATAGTTTAAGGGCTCCTCAGGTTTTTTCCTCTTACATTTATATACTTGTCCTATTTAACCTTTGTCTACCTTCctttgtatatatttattttttaattaatcttacatttttcaaaatataacaCCTGATCGTCCATAACAGCAATATAggataataatatatatatgtatattaactaaaataTATCTTATCGAGTGCCCTGATGGACAACCCATAAAGGAAAGCAAAGAGTAATATGTGTTTGACTGAATGGGAATCAAAACCAATTGTTGCATGATTATCACCTAAGCCCTATATTAGGTATATTTACACTCAAATTGCCCCTCATGTTTAAAGGCGGATACTATTTCAACTTTTTGGACTACATTATCAGATTGCTATTTATACTTGAGGAGACAATTTGAGATTAATTCTTACCTCAATTGGTAAATTTATCTTCAAGCCCTACCTTTATAGTTTTTTTCGTATTTTTTTCACACTCAAGTATGCAATTTTAATTTAGAACAatatttctctttttctttaatacaaGGTCTAATATATCCTATATCaacaatatatatatcataGTCGACATGAATTCATGACAATTTATCTAtatttggatttgaattttagaTTTTAAGCATGTCACTTGAGTTCACTTGCAATGTAAAAAAGAAAACTTTATAACAAGGTGACTCGATAAAAATTATTTCTTCCTTTAGTGTGGTCgtttattatttatcaaagcaGATTGACAAAGTGCATCAACATGACTCACTattattcagaaaaaaaaatctcgctttatttggttggaaaattttaaaatagttTCAAAGAAAATTATGGGCTAGTTTTTcaataatataaattaaaaaagtgattaaaaatatttttaggttaaaaaatACCATGGGCCAAGCTAGGTGAATGTGGTACGATTTTTTTTCGTCGATACCATAAATTATATACTATACCTATTCCTACTCTGTACTAGGGAGGGATGAATCCAAATGGGTTAAAAAAGTGtgattaaaaattatttttaggttaaaaaatGCCACGGGCCTAGCTAGATGGATGTGGTATCATGTATCACAATTGTTGCCCAGTCTACATTTCTCAAGAGTGATGTCCAGTACTTATCTCTGGCCCACTTAACCCAACCCACATTCTTCCTCAGTTGACTCGGCATTCTCTTTCCCAATTCAGTGTTTCACACTTTTACTTGCTCAGGTACAGGAAGAACCGAATATACCCTCACAAATTCACTTCAACGTCACAGAGCTTGAGGGTTTACTCTCTGACCCAGAAAGCAAAAATGGTAAGTTTACATTTTGGATCTTTGAATTTATCTTAACATTTTCCTGAACAGTAACAATTACTATATCATTTGCCCtctgattttttcttttgaattgttGTACAAATTTATAAATTCCTGCTTCTGATTGTAAGTTCTTGATGTTTTAGGAAACGGGTATTCATTTTTAAGGCCCTTTGGTAGTCTCATTGATCAAAAGTTGATATTGGAGCTGTGTAAATAGACAGATTAACCCAAGAATGGTGGGGAATTCGATTATCCATGTTTCAGCTGCTAGCTCTGTCCTATTTCCTTCATATTTAATAAACCCCATTTCTCAAAAGGGCTCCCTGAACTTTGTTCCATGCCTAAGTATATCTAGAAGGCCTAAAAATGGAGTCTTTAGTGTAAAAGCTACATCATCTGCGAATACGGGTAGTGGCCAACAGCAACCTGCATCATCTTCTGAACCAAAGAATCCGTTAGCAGTTGTTTTGGACATTCCTAAGAACATTTGGAGGCAGACTCTGCGGCCATTGAGTGATTTTGGGTTTGGGAGGAGGAGCATTTGGGAAGGTGGGGTCGGGATGTTTTTGGTTTCAGGAGCAGTTTTGCTGGCGCTTACCTTGGCTTGGTTGAGAGGGTCTCAGTTGCGGTCGAAGTTCAGGAAGTACTTGGCTGTGTTCGAGTTTGAGCAAGCTTGTGGCATTTGCACTGGGACGCCGGTTAGAATTCGTGGGGTGAATGTTGGCAGTGTAATTCGGGTTAATCCTTCGTTGAAAAGTATTGAAGCTGTGGTTGAGGTGAAATGTCAGTGAATTTGTTGatttttaatatgtatatgtgAAATGTGGTTTAAAATTTGGTTGTTGAATTTTCTTGTGATTGTAGGTTGATGATGATAACGTAATAATCCCGCGTAATTCATTGGTTGAGGTGAATCAGTCTGGACTGCTCATGGAAACTTTGATTGATATAACGCCTCGAAATCCAATCCCAACTCCTTCTATAGGGCCTCTTGATCCACACTGTGTCAAGGAGGGCCTAATCGTGTGTGACCGGCAAAAGATAAAGGGATATCAAGGCGTCAGCTTGGATGCATTGGTTGGGATATTCACTCGCCTTGGGCGTGAAGCGGAAGGAATAGGTTTAGCAAATACATATTCACTAGCTGAGCGGTTTGCTGTTGTTATTGAAGAGGCACAACCGCTCCTTTCAAAGGTTCGAAATGCGTGCTTTTGTTACTTAATTGGGTTGGTTGATCTCTAATGGGTTGAGTTGTTATTTAGTCTGTCTATCTCCTTAGATGGAACATTTTATTCTCTATTTCGAGTTTTGTGTGAAAAAATTTTGCAGGTATCAACTTGAGGTTATCCAGAAAGGAAGCTATGACGTTTTAGTTTACCAAGACTGATATGACAAAATTGCATGAAAATTCCTTAGCATGTATAAATATGGATACAATTGAAGTGCATGACCTGTTGTCGACCCTTTAGAGAGTTATAAATCTCTACAACATTGTCTATAGAAGAACAGGTTCTTTTAAACTACTTCAAAACCAACTTAGTGATATAGGGTTCTATGATACTTTTGCATATAAATGGGAAGCCACAAAAAGCTCTGGTTAAAGTTGTTTGAAAAGTCATTTATGGGATAAATGTTATTGAAATCTTACATTTTACAACTAATGAAAGGGGTATATATTCTGCTGCTTAAAccaacttttcaattttctaggATTTGATTAGCAAAGCTTCTGTTTGCTGATAGCTTTAATATTCAGTGCAAAATGTATTGTGTTGTTTTTGGTGTATCTACTTATTTATGGCGTGCAATTCCTACCTGAATTTTACAGAATAATATGCTTTTCGACTTTTAGAATTCAGAATTCAGTACTGATATGTTTAAAATAAGATTTAAATGGGTTCAAATCAGGGCTAGGGCGTGGGAGGTCACAAGTGATTTTCAAACATGATTGTACTCCTGGGAAATGCATGGCGGGTATTAAGTCATATTGGAAAATATTAGCTGATGCCCCAGCAGTCTCATATGGCCACAAGAGATCAGTATATGTTTTTCATGCATACTGAACAGAAGAAATCCAAATATTCATTTTTCAGCGAAACAACATTAATTTATGTTATTTGATTCTCTTTTAATGTTGCAACTTGCAAGAATTAActtctttcttatttatttattatagtaTGAGTTAGTTAACACATTAAAAATTGATACTTGAAAAGTCTCTTGGCAGAAAATGCATAAAGTGTGTTAATTTCGTCATGTAATTAGGTTAGAAAAGTGCTTTGAAGGCTTTGGCAGAGCTTACAAGAGTGCCAAAGATAGTTTTGAGAACAAATGGTCTAATCCTGTTCTGGATAATGAGTTCTCGTATTTGTATATAGAACCATCAGGGCTGAATAACTTGAAATGTGGAAATTTTGCTGCGATAACATCTCTTGCTGCTTTTTGAGAGGTGCAGATGTCAAGTTTTGCAATAACATCTCTTGAAATGTGGAAATGTGAACAGGAGAAATTCAGGGTTATGTTTCTGATACCCTTGGCATACTCTTTTTAAATGGAAAGGTCTGTTAAGTTGTTTAAGCGAGTATTCTTCAGAAAGTCAGTCATGGTCATTCTGACAACTTTAGGTTAGCGAGCTGAGTTAATTTCAGGAATTTGTAAATGCTGTCATGCATATGTTGTAAGTATCCAAATAACCTTGGTGTTCTGAGTTTGTACAGTAGATATTTCTGTGCTTGTGTTACTGGGTTGTCTAAGAAACCTCCTACTACTGGTGGTTGTTTTTGCTGTAATTAAAGCTGTCAGTTTTGCCCGTCTTCTTGCTGAAAAATGACGTTCCTTGTCTGTTGATTGACTTTGTATTTGGTAAATAGATTCCTAGTATGGCGGTTAAGCATTGGACATGGCTCAGGCATCATCCTTTGACTGATGCTATAATTGATCATAGATTACAATGTAGTGTTTGTAGAATGGCCTGTGATTTTGGCATGTGCTAGCAAGACTTCGTCTTATGTGAGGTGTGATTAAATTTAGTGTCTTTTCTGACAGTTAATCTACTGAATACTCATGCATACTGTTTCTTGTTTGTGATTTAGTGATGTTTCAGATCAAAGCTATGACTGAAGATGTTCAACCTTTGCTGGCAGAAGTTCGAGATAGTGGTTTGCTGAAGGAATttgagagtttaatgaaaagcCTGACACAAGCCTCTGAGGACATGCGGTAAAAGTCCAACCTTAGTCATATTTGTGGTTTGAACTGGTCCTCTTTGTGTTTGTACGTGTGCATAAGGTGTTGGTTTCAATGGGTAACGTGGAAAAGCTTTCCATAAATGGACGCTTGTTTTCTGGGTGGATTGATTTTTTGGATCATACCCCAAGGCCTAAAAGATCTTTGCTTAGTGAGGT contains:
- the LOC113710412 gene encoding protein TRIGALACTOSYLDIACYLGLYCEROL 2, chloroplastic, whose translation is MVGNSIIHVSAASSVLFPSYLINPISQKGSLNFVPCLSISRRPKNGVFSVKATSSANTGSGQQQPASSSEPKNPLAVVLDIPKNIWRQTLRPLSDFGFGRRSIWEGGVGMFLVSGAVLLALTLAWLRGSQLRSKFRKYLAVFEFEQACGICTGTPVRIRGVNVGSVIRVNPSLKSIEAVVEVDDDNVIIPRNSLVEVNQSGLLMETLIDITPRNPIPTPSIGPLDPHCVKEGLIVCDRQKIKGYQGVSLDALVGIFTRLGREAEGIGLANTYSLAERFAVVIEEAQPLLSKIKAMTEDVQPLLAEVRDSGLLKEFESLMKSLTQASEDMRKVHSLVMTPENTELIRKSIYSLIFTLKNVENISSDILGFTGDEATRRNLKLLIKSLSRLL